From Dryobates pubescens isolate bDryPub1 chromosome 22, bDryPub1.pri, whole genome shotgun sequence, the proteins below share one genomic window:
- the LOC104300427 gene encoding ras association domain-containing protein 7-like gives MELKVWVDGIQRVVCGVSEQTTCQEVVIALARAMGQTGRYVLVQRLREKERQLLPLECPLESLAKCGQYANDVQFVLRRTGPSVVERPSSEGAPQAPERTFIRASLPIKPRLAGTDPPRCREPRKSMTFNLGPAGSADLLAMTRWRHQTREGLELEGGGGAQPSKEELFRRVLRQQEQLHSLEAQGDSLETDLRLWERERAGGQGPEQEEEEEVEEILYLEQLVRRNETELGQEEFWQSELQLEQERERERQQRVRSLRASLQDYTQRIGQLGARTQALQEQIRWEMAERAKRGKEPPAPGPAELEDMAAKMKRDLEAKVKQSTQLESSLASVEKALEEAERNLQAQTQELEELNKELRQCNLQQFIQQTGATVTVLQARPDQDAQPEPGARQLPACWRNGGFPPSPGTDSPPRAGAKQLLSHPRTLPEPLVPSLNPEGAYSYGPWHGNISSERLAISWMKHGSTLIMHSSSTEHSRPGEWLQQR, from the exons ATGGAGCTGAAGGTCTGGGTGGATGGGATCCAGAGGGTCGTCTGCGGCGTCTCGGAGCAAACCACCTGCCAAGAAGTGGTCATCGCCTTGGCTCGCGCCATGG GTCAGACCGGCCGCTACGTGCTGGTGCAGAGGCTGCGGGAGAAGGagcggcagctgctgcccctggagtGCCCCCTGGAGTCGCTGGCCAAGTGTGGGCAGTATGCCAACGACGTGCAGTTCGTCCTGCGGCGCACCGGCCCCAGCGTGGTGGAGAGACCCTCCTCGGAGGGCGCCCCCCAGGCCCCCGAGAGGACGTTCATCCGCGCCAGCCTGCCCATCAAGCCCCGGCTGGCGGGCACGGACCCGCCCCGCTGCCGGGAGCCCAGGAAATCCATGACCTTCAACTTGGGCCCCGCGGGCTCCGCCGACCTCCTGGCCATGACCCGCTGGCGGCACCAAACccgggaggggctggagctggagggcggggggggggcgcaGCCCTCCAAGGAAGAGCTGTTCCGGAGGGTGCtgcggcagcaggagcagctgcactcCCTGGAGGCCCAGGGGGACAGCCTGGAGACCGACCTGCGGCTCTGGGAGCGCGAGCGGGCGGGCGGCCAGGGGccggagcaggaggaggaggaggaggtggaggagatcCTCTACCTGGAGCAGCTGGTGCGGAGGAACGAGACGGAGCTGGGCCAGGAGGAGTTCTGGCAGAgcgagctgcagctggagcaggagcgcGAGCGGGAGCGGCAGCAGCGCGTCCGCAGCCTGCGTGCCAGCCTGCAGGACTACACCCAGCGCATCGGCCAGCTGGGCGCCCGCACCCaggccctgcaggagcagatcCGCTGGGAAATGGCCGAGAGGGCCAAGAGGGGCAAGGAGCCCCCCGCGCCCGGCCCGGCCGAGCTGGAGGACATGGCTGCCAAGAtgaaaagggacctggaggccaaggtcaagcaaagcacccagctggagagcagcctggccagcgTGGAGAAGGCCCTGGAGGAAGCGGAGAGGAACCTGCAG GCCCAGacccaggagctggaggagttAAACAAGGAGCTGAGGCAGTGCAACCTGCAGCAGTTCATCCAGCAGACAGGGGCCACGGTCACCGTCCTGCAGGCCAGGCCCGACCAGGATGCCCAGCCGGAGCCTGGCGCGcgccagctgccagcctgctggagaaatggag GCTTCCCTCCCAGCCCGGGCACCGACTCGCCGCCCCGGGCCGGTgccaagcagctcctcagccatcCCAGGACCCTGCCGGAGCCCCTGGTGCCCAGCCTCAACCCCGAGGGTGCGTACAGCTATGGGCCCTGGCACgggaa CATCTCCAGTGAGAGGCTGGCCATCTCCTGGATGAAACATGGCAGCACTTTAataatgcacagcagcagcacagagcattcCAGGCCAGGAG agtggctgcagcagaggtga